One genomic region from Lysobacterales bacterium encodes:
- a CDS encoding sigma-70 family RNA polymerase sigma factor — protein sequence MDAEITQLLQRHRAGERAAFDALVPMVYARLHEIARRQRRRDGLGGETLSTTALLQEAWLQLVDETGVDWQSRTHFFAICARAMRRILVDAARARGRDKRGGGQPDLTLTPDLVAIDEQAEDILAVDLALEQLRQFNERLAQVVECRYFGGLSEEETAAALDTSLRTVQRDWLRARAWLLKAFQGEP from the coding sequence ATGGATGCCGAGATCACTCAACTCCTGCAGCGGCACCGCGCCGGCGAGCGCGCCGCCTTCGACGCGCTGGTGCCGATGGTCTATGCGCGCCTGCACGAGATCGCCAGGCGCCAGCGGCGGCGCGACGGCCTCGGCGGCGAGACGCTCTCAACCACCGCCCTGCTGCAGGAGGCCTGGCTGCAGCTGGTCGACGAGACCGGCGTGGACTGGCAGAGCCGCACCCACTTCTTCGCGATCTGCGCCCGCGCGATGCGGCGCATCCTGGTCGATGCCGCGCGCGCGCGCGGTCGCGATAAGCGCGGGGGCGGCCAGCCTGATCTCACCCTGACGCCCGACCTGGTCGCCATCGACGAGCAGGCCGAGGACATCCTTGCCGTCGACCTCGCGCTGGAGCAGCTGCGCCAGTTCAACGAACGCTTGGCCCAGGTGGTCGAGTGCCGCTACTTCGGAGGACTTAGCGAGGAGGAAACCGCGGCTGCGCTCGACACCTCCCTGCGCACCGTGCAGCGCGACTGGCTGCGCGCCCGCGCCTGGCTGCTCAAGGCCTTCCAGGGCGAGCCGTGA
- a CDS encoding trypsin-like serine protease, with translation MNTIHLIRSGLLLGLGLAASATPAQVEYRSLDLQAAFGSELVPAKSSVEVRWEHLGKARFGDIDTAGAPSPLPEPRSDEVEDRLKSMADELDARHWVAVNVRTGDEYLVELPLGTARGLRMLAAKAGWEQGYEGPANDPTGARAEAQMPLLGDAKGWSNGHDSRTRRFDNTSYPYRAMGQIGGGLDWGCSGTLVGRRHVLTAAHCLFGWIEQDDGSFEGTWTLGGRFRAGREGSCNNASCEPYGEQQGVWYYTPAAWRASRDAWNHDYGLIVLDGTPGSQTGWLGYVATAQATIEDYCDKVPFGPGYLGGQCYNRGYPACGEIEAPFECRVNNSLQGWAYQDTKPCEIGSFGSNGADGWAARFTTNCDLSRGHSGSAVFTDAWNGSGHVVFGVVSTQSCTTCSAGEVYVNGIRRVTPEVLDMIAYFKADKP, from the coding sequence ATGAACACGATCCATCTGATTCGCAGCGGCCTGCTGCTGGGCCTGGGCCTTGCCGCCAGCGCCACTCCCGCCCAGGTCGAATACCGCAGCCTCGACCTGCAGGCCGCTTTTGGCAGCGAGCTGGTGCCGGCCAAGTCCAGCGTCGAGGTGCGCTGGGAACACCTCGGCAAGGCCCGCTTCGGGGACATCGATACGGCCGGCGCGCCGTCACCGCTGCCGGAGCCCCGTAGCGACGAAGTAGAGGACCGCCTCAAGTCGATGGCAGATGAACTGGACGCGCGGCACTGGGTGGCGGTCAACGTTCGTACCGGCGACGAGTACCTGGTCGAGCTGCCGCTCGGCACGGCGCGCGGCCTGCGCATGCTGGCGGCCAAAGCTGGCTGGGAGCAGGGCTACGAAGGCCCTGCCAACGACCCGACCGGCGCCCGCGCCGAGGCGCAGATGCCGCTGCTGGGCGACGCCAAAGGCTGGAGCAATGGCCACGACAGCCGCACCCGTCGCTTCGACAACACCAGCTATCCCTATCGCGCCATGGGTCAGATCGGTGGCGGCCTCGACTGGGGCTGCTCGGGCACCCTGGTCGGGCGTCGCCATGTGCTGACCGCCGCCCACTGCCTGTTTGGCTGGATCGAGCAGGACGACGGCAGCTTCGAGGGCACCTGGACCCTGGGCGGGCGCTTCCGCGCGGGCCGAGAGGGCAGCTGCAACAACGCCAGCTGCGAGCCCTACGGCGAACAACAGGGGGTGTGGTACTACACGCCGGCCGCCTGGCGCGCCAGCCGCGATGCCTGGAACCACGACTACGGCCTGATCGTGCTGGACGGCACGCCGGGCAGCCAGACCGGCTGGCTGGGCTACGTTGCAACCGCTCAAGCCACGATCGAGGACTACTGCGACAAGGTGCCCTTTGGCCCAGGCTACCTCGGTGGCCAGTGCTACAACCGTGGCTACCCGGCCTGCGGCGAGATCGAGGCCCCGTTCGAGTGTCGCGTCAACAACAGCCTGCAGGGTTGGGCCTACCAGGACACCAAACCCTGCGAGATCGGCAGCTTTGGCAGCAACGGTGCGGACGGCTGGGCGGCGCGCTTTACCACCAACTGCGACCTGAGCCGAGGCCACTCCGGGTCGGCGGTGTTCACCGACGCTTGGAACGGCTCGGGTCATGTCGTGTTTGGCGTGGTCAGCACGCAGAGCTGCACGACCTGCAGTGCTGGCGAGGTCTACGTCAACGGCATCCGCCGCGTGACCCCGGAAGTGCTCGACATGATCGCGTACTTCAAGGCTGACAAACCGTAA
- a CDS encoding ABC transporter permease: MRFRDILYMALFALRGNWLRSTLTALGVIIGIAAVIVMVSVGQGTQAQLDQTISRLGSNRIDVMPNWGRQGAVRMGAGSIFSLTMDDVEAIRERIPEARFVSATVRGGAQVIQAEQNWSTQWQGVQPDFFRILDWTLSAGDEGELAGFDGTDTVVVLGQTVREKLFGEDDPIGATIRIGRVPFTVVGVANPKGQSGWGGDQDDTVFVPLDTARRRLMGQMQLPPGTVQGIVVGTASSKDMAKVEADLNAVLKETHKIPPGGEDDFIVRNLTQLVSARNETTRLMSMLLGAVAGISLVVGGIGIMNIMLVSVTERIREIGLRMAVGAGPKEIQRQFLAEAMMISLGGGIIGIAIGIAGALLAGRIGALPVELSFEVIALATGFAVATGLFFGYYPARKAAQLDPIEALRHQG; encoded by the coding sequence GTGCGCTTCCGCGACATCCTCTACATGGCCCTGTTCGCGCTGCGCGGCAACTGGCTGCGCAGCACGCTGACCGCGCTCGGCGTGATCATCGGCATCGCAGCGGTCATCGTGATGGTGTCGGTCGGCCAGGGCACCCAGGCCCAGCTCGACCAGACCATCTCGCGACTCGGCTCGAACCGCATCGACGTGATGCCCAACTGGGGCCGTCAGGGGGCCGTGCGGATGGGCGCAGGCAGCATCTTCTCGCTGACGATGGACGACGTCGAGGCCATCCGCGAGCGCATTCCTGAAGCGCGCTTCGTCAGCGCCACGGTGCGCGGCGGCGCGCAGGTGATCCAGGCCGAGCAGAACTGGAGCACCCAGTGGCAGGGTGTGCAGCCGGACTTCTTCCGCATTCTCGACTGGACCCTGTCTGCGGGCGACGAAGGCGAGCTGGCAGGCTTCGACGGCACCGACACCGTGGTGGTGCTGGGCCAGACTGTGCGCGAGAAGCTGTTTGGCGAGGACGATCCGATCGGCGCCACCATCCGCATCGGCCGCGTGCCCTTCACTGTCGTCGGCGTGGCGAATCCGAAGGGCCAAAGCGGCTGGGGCGGCGATCAGGACGACACCGTGTTCGTGCCCCTCGACACCGCACGCCGCCGGCTGATGGGTCAGATGCAGCTGCCGCCCGGCACCGTGCAGGGCATCGTCGTCGGCACAGCCTCGTCGAAGGACATGGCCAAGGTCGAGGCCGACCTCAACGCCGTGCTCAAGGAAACCCACAAGATTCCGCCCGGCGGCGAGGACGACTTCATCGTCCGCAACCTGACCCAGCTGGTAAGCGCGCGCAACGAGACCACCCGCCTCATGTCCATGCTGCTCGGCGCCGTCGCCGGCATTTCGCTGGTGGTGGGCGGCATCGGCATCATGAACATCATGCTGGTCTCGGTGACCGAGAGGATCCGCGAGATCGGTTTGCGCATGGCGGTCGGTGCCGGGCCGAAGGAGATCCAGCGGCAGTTCCTCGCCGAGGCCATGATGATCTCGCTGGGCGGCGGCATCATTGGCATCGCCATCGGCATCGCCGGTGCCCTGCTGGCCGGCCGCATCGGCGCCCTGCCCGTCGAACTCAGCTTCGAGGTGATCGCACTCGCCACCGGCTTCGCTGTCGCCACCGGACTGTTCTTCGGCTACTACCCGGCGCGCAAGGCGGCCCAGCTCGACCCGATCGAGGCGCTGCGGCATCAGGGCTGA
- a CDS encoding ABC transporter ATP-binding protein, which produces MTAAAPVIHCSDLRKVYAEGTAAEVVALRGVSFDIAHGEFVAIIGPSGSGKSTLMNLIGCLDSPSAGRYLCDGVDVAELDAAGRARLRLEKIGFVFQGFHLLSRMSALDNVMLPLTYAGVPPQLRRERAQQALAEVGLADRGKHRPSELSGGQQQRVAIARALINRAPILLADEPTGALDSRTGEEILKLFQNLQAQGHTIVLITHDPDVAARADRVLSMHDGELKELPR; this is translated from the coding sequence ATGACGGCTGCCGCGCCCGTCATCCACTGCTCTGACCTGCGCAAGGTCTACGCCGAAGGCACCGCCGCAGAAGTTGTCGCCCTGCGCGGCGTCAGCTTTGACATCGCCCACGGCGAGTTCGTCGCCATCATCGGCCCCTCCGGCTCGGGCAAGTCGACCTTGATGAACCTGATCGGCTGCCTCGACTCACCCAGCGCCGGCCGCTACCTCTGCGACGGCGTCGATGTCGCCGAACTCGACGCCGCCGGCCGCGCGCGCCTTCGGCTGGAGAAGATCGGCTTCGTCTTCCAGGGCTTCCATCTGCTGAGCCGCATGTCGGCGCTGGACAACGTGATGCTGCCCTTGACCTATGCCGGCGTGCCGCCGCAGCTGCGCCGCGAACGCGCCCAGCAGGCCCTCGCCGAGGTGGGCTTGGCCGACCGCGGCAAGCACCGCCCCAGCGAGCTCTCCGGCGGCCAGCAGCAGCGCGTGGCGATCGCCCGCGCGCTGATCAACCGTGCGCCGATCCTGCTCGCCGATGAGCCCACCGGCGCGCTCGATTCGCGCACCGGCGAGGAGATCCTCAAGCTGTTCCAGAACCTGCAGGCGCAGGGCCACACCATTGTGCTGATCACCCATGATCCCGATGTGGCGGCACGCGCGGATCGCGTGCTGTCCATGCACGACGGCGAACTGAAGGAGCTGCCCCGATGA